In one Solanum dulcamara chromosome 1, daSolDulc1.2, whole genome shotgun sequence genomic region, the following are encoded:
- the LOC129891953 gene encoding TMV resistance protein N-like translates to MLIALVLGLYSLEVLNLSYCNLIDGGLPKDIGCLSTLKELYLKGNNFEHLPRSIAQLDSLRSLDLSDCTRLTQLPEFPQQLDKIFADWRNDSICNSLFQNISSLQHDISTSDSFSPRVFTIEHGENKIPSWFHHRGAGTSVSVNLPENCYVCDNVLRFAICYSGNIIDTTTHLIPLCHEGMSRMTQKLSLSNHLEEFPESTMHFFLVPFTGLWDTSKANGKT, encoded by the coding sequence atgctgattgcattggttctaggCTTATACTCATTGGAAGTGTTGAATCTCAGTTACTGCAATTTAATCGATGGAGGACTTCCGAAAGACATTGGATGCTTATCCACTTTGAAAGAGCTGTATCTCAAGGGAAATAATTTTGAGCATTTGCCTCGAAGCATAGCCCAACTTGATTCTCTTCGATCCTTGGACTTATCAGATTGCACAAGGCTTACACAGCTACCAGAATTTCCACAGCAATTAGATAAAATATTCGCAGATTGGAGAAATGATTCAATCTGTAATTCATTGTTTCAGAATATCTCATCATTGCAGCATGACATCTCTACTTCAGATTCCTTCTCACCTAGAGTGTTTACCATTGAGCATGGTGAGAACAAGATTCCTAGTTGGTTCCACCATCGGGGAGCAGGTACAAGTGTATCAGTCAATTTGCCTGAAAATTGTTATGTATGTGATAACGTCTTGAGATTTGCTATATGTTACTCTGGTAACATAATTGACACCACAACTCACTTGATTCCCCTATGTCATGAAGGGATGTCGAGGATGACCCAGAAACTCTCCTTATCCAACCATTTAGAAGAATTTCCAGAATCTACTATGCATTTTTTCTTGGTACCTTTTACTGGCTTGTGGGATACATCTAAGGCAAATGGTAAAACATGA